The Alphaproteobacteria bacterium sequence TGAACTGTAAATTATTGACTGCTCTACAATAAAAAACCAATATAGTCAATAGTAATAACTAATTATTTTTTTGTACTTCTTGTTATGTTAAAAAACCCCAATCCAACAAAAAGCAAATTATGAATAGTTAAAATTTTCTTCCAAAGAAAATTCACACGTCAACATATACACATTTCGATTAGCAATCTTCTTTAATTTAAAAACAAATTTAAGCTTTGTTTTTAATCGCACTTCACTGTTGAATGTGCAATTAAAAACACAAAAATATAATTTTAAAATATATCTATACTTAAATAAAAGTAAATAAAAAATATTTATATTGATTTATTGATAAATATTTACTAAAATAAAAAAGATTTAAATTAACAATTACAATGTCGGAGTTAAGAATGAAGTTTTTTGCAGTAATTGCATTTGTTTTTTCTTGTTTTTTTATAAACGAGAATGCTTTTTCCTACAATCAGGAAGATTTTGATTTTTTAGTAAAATCATCGCAACTTCTTGAGCAATTAGATACAACAGACCTACAATCCAAAGAATCTAAAGCACTATTAAAAGAACTTAAAAACCTTAAAAAACATAGATCTCAAAACCTTGACCTAAGCAGCTTAAAATTGAGCGATTTTACGTTTTCTCTGGAAAAATTGCATACAATTAAGGACATAAAATTAAAAGACAAATTACTAAGCTATATTAATCTTGAAGGCACAAATTTCGAAAACAGCACATTCAATAACGTTACTTTTATATCCGTGAATCTTAAAAATGCCAATTTAAACAACATCACTTTTGAGTGCTCACAATTTATAAGCTGCCCCATAAGTGGCATTCTAAGTGGTCATATTAATGCATCGGGTTTCCACAACTGCGTTTTAAGAGACTTAAAATTTATAAACACACATTTTAATAACACAGAATTTTATAACATTAACTTTGATGATGTTCATTTTAACAATATAGACGCTTCAAATTGCACCTACATTCTATGCACTTTCCCTGCAAATGCCCTTACAGAAGTGGATTATACACAATGTAACTTCACACAATCTTTTTTTGCAAATGATTGCTATATAAGCCATTGCACAGATTGTACATTTTATATTCCGGCACAAATAATTCAAAGTACAATAGGCACACATAGACCTGACTTCATGTATGCGAATGATTTTGAAAACAACAACAGACTAGAAACAATCAAAAAAGATGATTTAACAGAAATTCGTGCCAATCATCGTAAATCTATAAATGCAACTTCATCACGCTCACCTAGCCCTTCTTCTGAAAGATCTAAATCCTCATCCTCGTCCTGCTCACCTCTTGACAGCGATGATGATGATACACATTCTTTCATGACGCTTTCACCTTCCCCTAAATTAATCAGAAAACTTAACATCACGACCCATATTAATAAAATGGAAAACAAAAGTGAAACCCTTAAAAAAGGCCTCATGGCTAGCCTCAATGCTGAAATCAGTCTTTATCGTCACCTTTTAACAATTCTAGAAAGTGATTATGTTGAAAGACTTGCATCAGCTAAATACAAACGTACACCTCGTGCTCTTTTAACAAAAAAAACACTCGACCAAACAATCGACGCTGTCACAGCAAGCTTTGAAGCTCTTATAAAAAAAGTCGTTGATCACGTTGAAAGAGGATACAATGCTTCCGAAAACCAAAATGCTGAAGATCTAAGATGGGCAAAATGTAAATTTGCTGAAGAGTTAGGATATTTGCGTGGACCTGCAGTTGTTGGCCCAAAAGCATTCTTAAATGGCATCCTTCAACAAACACAATTTTTAAGTAAACCAAAAATATATCAAGAAGATATAGCCAGATTAAATGCTGAAATAGAAATTTATAATACAATTTCAAGTCACTATCAACAAGATTTGGCAAAAGACAAAATGCAAAACATTTATGATCTTTTTGATCAAAAAATGAATGCACCAATAGCCGCTTCAGTAGAAGACATTGCAAAGTCTTTCGAAGCCATTGAAACTGATGAAAATATAGCTTCAGTAAGACCTACAACATTTGCACCACAATCACCAACCCGCACACGCTTAAAAGAAATGAAAAAAGTGACAACAATTTTACAAGAAAGCAATGAAAATCTAGCTAACCTTAGATCAACACCAACTGCACCTGAAACACAACCACGGGGAGAAACCGAAAAAAGTAAATCGTTTAAAACACTTTTAGAATTTCACGAACAAAAATCTCGACAAAACTTATAAAATAAATATTTCAACTTCAAAAACACCTGAGTGCTACGCGCGCAGGTGTTTGCGTTAATGCATGTAACAATAAATACAACCCCTGATTTAACCTAATTATGTATATCCTCACAATCAACAATACCATAGCATATGTAACAAGTTTTTTGACATCCCTCGTATTTTCTTCTATTATCTAGGAAACGAGGAACATCATTTGAAACAACACATTACATTTTTATTCATTAGACTTTTTTCGAAACTCGCTAATGTGAGGCGAGTGATAGAAGGTTCGGCACGGAAGAACGCAGTGTATTCTTATATACATGAGGATCTGAGTACCGAAACGACACATCAATCGACCACAGTAGTAGAGTTTCGAAAGAAGTCTATTCTTCGAATGTCCTAAGGGACATATCCTATCGAACACCCCCCAGCCATTCATTTTACTTTTTTTCGTTGAGGAACGATCATGTCTCTACTTATTAGTTTTTGCCCCATTTTTCTATTTGTTGTTTTATATGTTGGCGCAGGTATTTATTTTTCACTGATGGGTGTTGAAAATTCTTTTTACCAGCTTTCACCCAATGTTGCCGTTATTCCAGGGATTGTTCTTGCCTGGATAATCCATAAAGGGCCTACAAAACATCGCTTTGATCAATTTATTGATGGTGTCCGCCATAAAGACATTATAACGATGTGCATTATATTTATTTTAGCAGGCGCCTTCAGCACCGTCACAAGCGCTATTGGATCTGTAGATGCAACCATTCATTTTGGCCTATCAATTATTCCACAAGATTATCTTCTTA is a genomic window containing:
- a CDS encoding pentapeptide repeat-containing protein → MKFFAVIAFVFSCFFINENAFSYNQEDFDFLVKSSQLLEQLDTTDLQSKESKALLKELKNLKKHRSQNLDLSSLKLSDFTFSLEKLHTIKDIKLKDKLLSYINLEGTNFENSTFNNVTFISVNLKNANLNNITFECSQFISCPISGILSGHINASGFHNCVLRDLKFINTHFNNTEFYNINFDDVHFNNIDASNCTYILCTFPANALTEVDYTQCNFTQSFFANDCYISHCTDCTFYIPAQIIQSTIGTHRPDFMYANDFENNNRLETIKKDDLTEIRANHRKSINATSSRSPSPSSERSKSSSSSCSPLDSDDDDTHSFMTLSPSPKLIRKLNITTHINKMENKSETLKKGLMASLNAEISLYRHLLTILESDYVERLASAKYKRTPRALLTKKTLDQTIDAVTASFEALIKKVVDHVERGYNASENQNAEDLRWAKCKFAEELGYLRGPAVVGPKAFLNGILQQTQFLSKPKIYQEDIARLNAEIEIYNTISSHYQQDLAKDKMQNIYDLFDQKMNAPIAASVEDIAKSFEAIETDENIASVRPTTFAPQSPTRTRLKEMKKVTTILQESNENLANLRSTPTAPETQPRGETEKSKSFKTLLEFHEQKSRQNL